The genomic region CGACCCCGCGACGACCGCGCCCTATGCCTGCTCGGGCGTCACCACCTACAGCGCGCTGAAGAAGGTCGAGCAGCATTTCGACACGCCGATCGTGATGTTCGGCGCCGGCGGCCTCGGGCTGATGGCGCTGTCGCTCTTGAAGGCCATGGGCGGCAAGGGCGCGATCATGGTCGATATCGACGCCCGGAAGCGCGAGGCAGCCGAGAAGGCCGGTGCGCTCGCGACCGTCGATCCCAAGGCGCCGGACGCGCTGGAGCAGCTTGCCAAGAAGGCGGGCGGGCCGATCCGCGCCGTGATCGACCTCGTCGGCAATGCCGCGACGACGCAGCTCGGCTTCGACTGCCTGACCAAAGGCGGCAAGCTCGTCATCGTCGGCCTGTTCGGCGGCGGCGCGACCTGGGCGCTGCCGCTGATTCCGATCAAGGCGGTGACGATCCAGGGCAGCTATGTCGGCAATTTGCGCGAGACGCAGGAGCTGCTCGAGCTCGTGCGGTCGAAGAAGGTGCCGCCGATCCCGGTGACGCAGCAACCGCTCGCCAAGGCCAACGACGCGCTGCTGCAATTGCAGCAGGGCGCGGTGGTCGGGCGTACGGTGCTGACGCCGTAGCGCGCGCTCTCTCCATCGTCATTGCGAGGAGCGAAGCGACGAAGCAATCCAGGATGTTTCCGTGGGTGCAGTTCTGGATTGCTTCGCTTCGCTCGCAATGACGACTTGGTTGACACTTTCCTTGAGGCCTTAAATGTCCGCAAACAACGCCTTCCATATTGCCGTGCTCGCCGGTGACGGCATCGGTCCGGAGGTCATGGCGCCGGCGCTCGAGGTGCTGCGCAAGGTCGGCGAAAAATCCGGCCTCGGCTTCCGCTTCACCGAGGCGCCGGCCGGCGCCAACCATTATCTCGCGACCGGCAAGTCGATGCCCGATACGACGATCAAGCTGTGCGAAGAGGCGGACGCGATCCTGCTCGGCGCCTGCGGCCTGCCGTCGGTGCGCTATCCCGACAATACCGAGATCGCGCCGCAGATCGAGCTGCGTTTCATCTTCGATCTCTATGCCGGCGTACGTCCGGCGCGGCTCATTCCGGGCGTGCCGAGCCCGATCGTCGGCGCGGACCAGCGCGGCATCGATCTTGTCGTAATTCGCGAATCCACTGAAGGACTGTTTGCGTCGATGGGCAAGGGCGTCGTCACCCATGAGGACGCGCGCGAGACCATGGTGATCACGCGCAAAACCTCCGAGCGCCTGTTCGAGTTCTCGTTTCGCCTCGCCGAGCGGCGCAAGGCGCGCGGCAAGCCCGGTGCGCTCACCTGCGTCGACAAGGCGAACGTGTTCAAGGCCTTTGCGTTCTTCCGCGGCATCTTCGACGAGATCGCCACGAAGCATCCTGAGGTGAAAACCGACCGGCTCTATGTCGATGCCTGCTCAGCGATGCTGGTCAAGCGTCCCTGGGATTTCGACGTGATGGTGATGGAGAATATGTTCGGCGACATCGTCTCCGACATCACCGCGAGCCTGATCGGCGGACTCGGCATGGCGCCGTCCGCCGATATCGGCGACAAGTACGCGGTGTTCCAGCCGTGCCACGGCACGGCGCCCGATATCATGGGGCAGGGCAAGGCCAATCCGACCGGCATGATCCTGTCCGCCGCGATGATGCTGGATTGGCTCGCGGACAAGCACGGCGTCGAGAGCGCGGCGGAGGCCGGCGAGACGATCGAGCGTGCGGTGGACCAGGTCTATGCCGGCGGCATCAAGCCGATGGAGTTCGGCGGCAGCAACGGTACGGCTGACATCACGGAGGCAGTGCTCGCGGCGCTGTAATCGAAGAAAGGGCCCCGCGGGGGCCCTTCGCGTTCACCAGCGGTGCCAGTGGCGGTGACGCCAGCCCCATGGACGCGGGCCGTAGAAGCGCGGGCCGCCGTAATAGCCGTAGGCGCGATAATAGTTCGGGCGCCACCAGCAGCGACCCCAGGGGTTACACACCCAGCGCACCTGATCGACGTCGGCAGCCGGGCCTTTTGCAATCTTGTCGGCCTGCGGGATGCCGTTCGGCATTGCCGCAAGCGCCGGTCCCGACGCGAGCGCAACACCACCCATCGCAGCCAGCGCAAGAACAGCAAATCTGAGTTTCATCGCAATCTCCCTCGTTGGTGGCGGGAGAACTTGCGGGAGATCAACTGGTTGCAATGGCGATTGGGCTGCGTGCGGAATTTAATCTATCTGAATGTCGGTTCAGCTTCAGCGTCCCTGAAACTTCGGCTTGCGCTTTTCCATGAAGGCCTGCCGGCCCTCGCGGAAATCCTCCGAATCCATGCAGGCATTGCCGATCGCCTTGATCGCGTCCATGTCGCGCCGGCTCTCGTCCTTCAGCACCTGCGCGATCGTGATCTTGGCCGCCTTGATCGCGAGTGGGGCGTTCTGCGCGATCGTCTCGGCGATCGTCATGGTCTCGCCCCAGAGCTCGCCTTGCGGGAACACGCGCTCGACGAGACCGATGCGCAGCGCCTCGGCGGAATCGATGCGCATGCCCGTGTACATCAGCAGCCGCGCCCAGGACGGCCCGACCAGCGACACCAGATGCTTCAAGCCGTCATAGCCATAGGCGATGCCAAGCCGGGCCGCGGGAATGCCGAACTGGCTGTCCTGCGAGGCGAGGCGGATGTCGGCGAGCATCGCGACCTGCATGCCGCCGCCGAGGCAATAGCCGTCGATGCAGGCGATGGTCGGCTTGGGATAGTCGGCGAGCAGCGCGCGCTGGGCGGCGCTGCGCTTGGCGTATTCCTCGGACGCCGCCGCATTGTGCCTGACCTTCTCGAACTGGCTGATGTCGGCGCCCGAGACGAACGCCTTGCCGCCGGCGCCGCGCAGGATCACGACGCGCACCTTGTCGTCGTCGCGCAAGGCCGTCAGCGCCTCGCCAAATCCCTCCCACATCTCCAGCGACATCGCGTTGCGCTTGTCGGGATTGTTGAAGGTGATCACGCCGACGCCGTCGGCCGTGTGCGTGAGGATCCTGCCGTCGGCGTAAGGTGTTCCGGTCGTGCTGAAATTGTCTGGCATCGCGCGCTCGCTGCTCGGTGGCGAGGCGCAATGTGCGGCGCAGGCGCCGCCGCGGTCAACCGGCGTAGCAGAGGAGAGCCTGCATCCGGCCGTGCTGCGATTGCATGGCGCGCGACGTTCGACGGGGACCGAAACTTCGAAGGGAGACTGCCAAAAAAGGGGCGGCCAAGCCGCCCCGAGACAGGCCGCGCGCAATTGCGCGCAGACATCTTTCGGCCGATCTCGTGCAATCCGGCCGCGCCCCCGTGACGCGGCGGATTGAACGTCGGCCGTGAAGGCCGGACCGTCGATCGGCCTCAGCTCTCGTTCGCCGCGATCGATTCCATCAGCGAGACGAGCTGACGCTGCACCGTCTGATCCTTGATCTTGCTGTAGGCGCGCAGCAGACGGAGGCTGAAGGCCGAGTCGAGGAAGAGCAGGCTCTCGACTTCGCGGGCCTTGTTGTCGCCGTCGTAGAAGAAGGTCACGGGCACATCGAGGGCGGAGGCGATCTGCTGAAGCCGGGCCGCGCCGACGCGATTGACGCCCTTCTCGTATTTCTGGACCTGCTGGAAGCTGACGCCGAGCTTCTCGCCGAGCTCGGCCTGCGAGATCTTCATCTCGACGCGCCGCAGACGGATCCGCTTGCCAAGCTCGATGTCGGGCTTGCCCGCGCTGCGCTGCTTCATTCTTTTCGCCGCTGCTTTCATCTCTGTTTTCACCTTTGTTCTTCGGTTGAAAATCCCCCGAAGAGCTGGGTCAGGGGTTCGCCCATATACGAGTCCTTGAATTCATGCGGGTGCACGAACTCTTCCTTAAACCACGGGAAGCGGGCCGGATTGAAAGCCTCGATCAGCCAATCAATCATGTGCCGCACACGCGGAATCCGGCCGCTACCGGGATGGTAGGACAACCAGATATCCAGCGGTCGGTTCAGCTCGACCTCCAGTGGAATCAACTTCCCGCCAAGCGCGATGGCGTAGCTCGGGAAGACGCCGATGCCGGCGCCATTCGCGACCGCCCAATAGTTGGCGCTCGAGACGTTGGTCTTCATGACCAGAAGGTCACGTTCGGACACGCCCGGGAAGAAGCTCTCGAAAGATTCCTTGGCGGCGAGCTGGTCGGCGAATTGCAGCACCAGACGATGCTTGATCAATTCCGCCGCCGAGCGCGGCGCGCCATGCTTTTCGATGTATTTCTCGGAGGCCCAGAACATCAGGTGCATGCGGCCGAGCCGCACCAGCTTGATGTCGAGCGCCGAGGGACGGGACAGATGGATGGCGACGTCGGCCTCGTGGCGCGAGACGTCGGCCGAGCGCATCGCGCAATGCAGGTCCACCAGGATCTTCGGATAGGCCTGCTGGAATTCAACGAGGCGCGGGGCCAGCCAGAATGTGCCGAGCCCCTCGGTGACGGCCACGCGGACCTCGCCGGACAAGGCGTTGGCCATCGAATCACTGGCGCGCAGCACGTCGAAGGTGGCCGCCTCCATGCGCTCGACGGCGGACACCACCAGGGCGCCCTCATCGGTCAGATGGGTGCCGTGGACGTCGCGAGTGAACAACGTGGTGCCGGTCTGGCGTTCGAAATCGTCGATCCGGCGCCGCACGGCGTTGATCGACAGCGACAGGCGCTCGGCCGCCGAGCGAAAGCTTCCGCATCGGACGACTTCCAAAAATATGCGGGCGGTGTCCCAATCCGAGAGGCCGCTGAGATTTGTCTTTGGGCGTTCCGCCAGCGGAACGCCCCTTTCCGCCAAGGAGTGCATACAATTTCCTTTGGAGCGCTAAACTGGCAGAATCTGGAGCAAACCACAACCACGACGGGTTGAGGAACGACGAGTTTTGAACGTCATCCTTACTACCTGAGGGCGGTATTTGGATGCTGCCATGAGTCGGGAATTCGGGCGAGACTATCGGCTCGACTGAGGGGTATGGCGTGAGTTCCGTTGCGAGCCGCAAAATGGCTGCGGGATTTCCGGCGCTGTCCGCAATGAATGGTCTTGCGCGCCAGTCCATGCTGTCGCCCCGATGGATCGATCACACCGTATCAAGCGTTTGCTCCCACAGCATTTCGGCGATCGCCAGTGGTGCCGCAAGGCGATGGCCGCCGGAAGCACGGTTCCACAGCAGATACACACTGAAATCAGGTTCGAAGGCGCAGTCGCCTCGTGCTATCTTTCGTCTTCCATGGGGGCCGAAGGGGGCGTGACAGATACGTCACGCAGGCCGAATTAACGGAAAGAACGCCGGTGTCGCATTCAGACGAACAGTTGCAGTCGGTGCTGGAAACGCTCGAGGAGTGCCGCAGGGTTCTCAATGCGTGCAACAGCCGTGAGTCGGCCGAGATGCTGTCCATCGTCATCCTGGACGTCAGGATGAAACTGAAAGGAATCGACAGTGCCGATCTCAAGGCGCTGTGCGACGAAATGCTGCGGAGCGCTGCCAGCGAGCCGCCGCCCCCTTCCAAGCAGACGCAGGACCAGCCCCGGCGTCCGCTGCTCCGCGTGGTGAAGTAGCCGCGCCGCCGAATCCCGCTGTTTGGCGAGGTTTGTGCGCGTCCCGATGCCGCATCTGTGATCACGGAGGGCATCGGGAGGAGCCTTGGTTCTGTGCGCCTCTGTTGCGCATTCTCCGGCATCGGCTACACCAGAGCCGGTTCGGCTCCGGGCTGGGCGCGTTCCCTGCGCGCCGTGTCGGGGCCTGAGATGGCTCCGACTGCATCATGCAAAATGTTTCGATCCCGGCGGCGCTGATTGCCGGCCTCGTCAGCTTCCTCTCGCCTTGCGTCCTGCCTCTGGTTCCGCCCTATCTGATCTACCTCACGGGCGCCACGATCGAGCATGTCGAGAGCGACGAGCCGGCCGCGGCCTCCAAGCGCGCGATCATGATGTCGGCGCTCCTGTTCGTGCTCGGCTTCTCCACCATCTTCGTGGCGCTCGGCGCCAGCGCTTCGCTGGTCGGCGGACTGATCCGTGCCTGGTCGGCGGAGCTGTCGATCCTCGCCGGTATCGTCATCATCATCATGGGCCTGCACTTCCTCGGACTGACGCGCATCGGTCTTCTGATGCGCGAGGGGCGGCTGCCGATCCCCAAACCGGTCGGCCTCTGGGGCGCCTATATCATGGGTCTCGCATTCGCCTTCGGCTGGACGCCCTGCATCGGCCCGATCCTCGCCGCGATCCTCTCGATCGCCGCGGCGGAAGCCACGGTGACGAGGGGCGCCGGCCTGCTCGCGGTCTATTCCGCGGGCCTCGGCATTCCATTCCTTATCGCCGCGCTGATGATCGAACAGTTCTCCGCGCTGTTCGCGCGCATGAAGGGCCACCTCGTCAATGTCGAGCGCGCCATGGGCGTCTTGATGGTGATCACGGGCATCGGCTTTCTCACCGGCGCGGTCTCGAATGTGAGCATCTGGCTGCTGGAGACGTTTCCGGCGCTGCAGACGATCGGTTAGCGCGCGAGGGGACCGGGTTTTCACGGACGAAAAAGTAGAGGAACGATTGGAACCCGTCAGGCATGCTGTCACGGAACGACGATTCCAAACCTTTCCGGTCCGGAGACGTTTGCATCGGGGACAACTCGCATGGTGGAGATCACGTGACCAAGACATTGCGCTTAGAACCCTTGTCGGACAACGCGGCTTTGGTTGCCTGGCAATTTTTGGGGCAGCCGTTGCAGGAGTGGCCGAGCTGGGTTCAGTCGAATTGCTCGCTGCAGAAGGATGCCGACGGAAAATTCGAGCTTCGGCACGAGCGGCGCAGCGGCACCCAGATCGTCTATCTCGGTGAGTGGCTGGTGAGAGATCTCGATGGCGGCGTGGACTTCTACACGGACGCTGAGATCTGGTCGCGGTTTGCCGTCAAACGATGAAGCGCGAAGAGAGTTGGGCCTGCTCGTCGATCGCGCCTTAGTCTTTCTTGCTTGAGCTCCCGGCGATCAAAAGCCTGTGTCGTCGGTGGGGCAAAAGGCCTCGCCGGTAGGACTCACCTATAGAATGCAATCTGTGGTAATATTTCGTCGTACTACACCCTGAGGGGCAATTCTTCTGAACGTATACTGAAACGAGAATTTTGGACCAATCGACATCTTCGGCGCCCCTCTCCCCTAAAAGCATTTTGAGCAGGAGCAAGCGATGGGAACCGACGTGAATGTTCATCCCGGTCATGGCAAGGCCGGACGTCAACCGACGCGACAATTTCTTGATACGCTTTCCGGACACGACGATCCGGGCATGTTTGGCCGGATGTTTCCGACCCTGGAGCCGCTGGCTGTCGACGACGGTCCGCTGCATGAGCTCGCCGATGCGATGAAGGATCCCGCCCCCGGCGACGCCGCGGGAAACAATCCCAATGTGCCGGCGGGTTTCACCTATCTCGGGCAATTCGTCGATCATGATATCACGCTCGACTTGACCTCCTTCGGCGAGAAGGAAGCCGATCCGACGGCGGTCACGAATTTTCGCACGCCCGCACTCGATCTCGACAGCGTCTATGGTCTCGGTCCCGACGGAAGCCGTCATCTGTACGCGCGCAATTCGGCGACCGACAACGGCAAGACACCGGGCCCCAAGCTGCTGATCGGCAAGACCGTCAACGTCGATGCCATCACGGGCGATCATCGCAACGACCTGCCGCGCAATCCCGAGGGGTTTGCCCTGATCGGCGATCACCGCAATGACGAGAACCTGCTCGTCGCGCAAACCCATCTTGCGATGCTGAAGTTTCACAACAAGGTCTGCGATCAGCTCGCAGCATCCGGCAAGCCGGCGGGCGAGATCTTCGAGGAAGCGCGCCGGATCGTGACCTGGCACTACCAATGGATGGTCCTGCACGATTTCGTGGAGCGGATCACCGAGAAGGGGATCGTCGCGAAGATTCTCGAGCAGGGGCGGCGTTTCTACCGCTTCAAGAAGACGCCCTACATGCCCGTCGAATTTTCAGCCGCCGTCTACCGTCTCGGCCACAGCATGGTGCGCCAGGTCTATAGCCACAACCGGATCTTCACGCCCGGCGGTCTCACTCCGGCGACCCTGGACCTGCTGTTCAGGTTCACCGGGTTGTCGGGCGGCATCATCGGCGATCTGGCGCCAAACCCGATTCAGCCGCCGCTCCCGCTTCCGGTGCTTTCGAGCAACTGGATCATCGACTGGCGGCGCTTCTATCAGGTGCTGCCGAACAATCCTCCGGGCGTGACGCTCAATCCGTCGCGCAAGATCGACCCGTTCGTCGTGCCGCAACTGCACACCTTGCCCGGCGACGGCGGCAGCCTGCCGTTCCGCAATCTCAAGCGTGGCGTGCTGTTGGGCTTGCCCTCCGGGCAGGACGTCGCCAAGACCATGAAGGTCAAGAACCCGCTGACGCCGGCCGAAATCTCCAAGGGGACCGACGGCGCGGTGGCGAAGAAGCACGGCCTGCACGAGCACACCCCGCTCTGGTACTACATCCTCAAGGAGGCGGAG from Bradyrhizobium sp. CB1015 harbors:
- a CDS encoding alcohol dehydrogenase, with the translated sequence MKSFKVADFKAPLLEVDEATPQPSGTQVLIKVKAAGVCHSDLHIWEGGYDLGHGRKPLSLKDRGINLPLTMGHETVGEVLAFGPDVKPTDQGDLKLGDVGLVYPWIGCGKCATCLGGDENMCLTPRSLGVYCDGGYSDHMLVPHPRYLLNLKGLDPATTAPYACSGVTTYSALKKVEQHFDTPIVMFGAGGLGLMALSLLKAMGGKGAIMVDIDARKREAAEKAGALATVDPKAPDALEQLAKKAGGPIRAVIDLVGNAATTQLGFDCLTKGGKLVIVGLFGGGATWALPLIPIKAVTIQGSYVGNLRETQELLELVRSKKVPPIPVTQQPLAKANDALLQLQQGAVVGRTVLTP
- a CDS encoding isocitrate/isopropylmalate dehydrogenase family protein; this translates as MSANNAFHIAVLAGDGIGPEVMAPALEVLRKVGEKSGLGFRFTEAPAGANHYLATGKSMPDTTIKLCEEADAILLGACGLPSVRYPDNTEIAPQIELRFIFDLYAGVRPARLIPGVPSPIVGADQRGIDLVVIRESTEGLFASMGKGVVTHEDARETMVITRKTSERLFEFSFRLAERRKARGKPGALTCVDKANVFKAFAFFRGIFDEIATKHPEVKTDRLYVDACSAMLVKRPWDFDVMVMENMFGDIVSDITASLIGGLGMAPSADIGDKYAVFQPCHGTAPDIMGQGKANPTGMILSAAMMLDWLADKHGVESAAEAGETIERAVDQVYAGGIKPMEFGGSNGTADITEAVLAAL
- a CDS encoding enoyl-CoA hydratase; protein product: MPDNFSTTGTPYADGRILTHTADGVGVITFNNPDKRNAMSLEMWEGFGEALTALRDDDKVRVVILRGAGGKAFVSGADISQFEKVRHNAAASEEYAKRSAAQRALLADYPKPTIACIDGYCLGGGMQVAMLADIRLASQDSQFGIPAARLGIAYGYDGLKHLVSLVGPSWARLLMYTGMRIDSAEALRIGLVERVFPQGELWGETMTIAETIAQNAPLAIKAAKITIAQVLKDESRRDMDAIKAIGNACMDSEDFREGRQAFMEKRKPKFQGR
- a CDS encoding helix-turn-helix domain-containing protein codes for the protein MKQRSAGKPDIELGKRIRLRRVEMKISQAELGEKLGVSFQQVQKYEKGVNRVGAARLQQIASALDVPVTFFYDGDNKAREVESLLFLDSAFSLRLLRAYSKIKDQTVQRQLVSLMESIAANES
- a CDS encoding LysR family transcriptional regulator produces the protein MHSLAERGVPLAERPKTNLSGLSDWDTARIFLEVVRCGSFRSAAERLSLSINAVRRRIDDFERQTGTTLFTRDVHGTHLTDEGALVVSAVERMEAATFDVLRASDSMANALSGEVRVAVTEGLGTFWLAPRLVEFQQAYPKILVDLHCAMRSADVSRHEADVAIHLSRPSALDIKLVRLGRMHLMFWASEKYIEKHGAPRSAAELIKHRLVLQFADQLAAKESFESFFPGVSERDLLVMKTNVSSANYWAVANGAGIGVFPSYAIALGGKLIPLEVELNRPLDIWLSYHPGSGRIPRVRHMIDWLIEAFNPARFPWFKEEFVHPHEFKDSYMGEPLTQLFGGFSTEEQR
- a CDS encoding cytochrome c biogenesis CcdA family protein, with amino-acid sequence MQNVSIPAALIAGLVSFLSPCVLPLVPPYLIYLTGATIEHVESDEPAAASKRAIMMSALLFVLGFSTIFVALGASASLVGGLIRAWSAELSILAGIVIIIMGLHFLGLTRIGLLMREGRLPIPKPVGLWGAYIMGLAFAFGWTPCIGPILAAILSIAAAEATVTRGAGLLAVYSAGLGIPFLIAALMIEQFSALFARMKGHLVNVERAMGVLMVITGIGFLTGAVSNVSIWLLETFPALQTIG
- a CDS encoding heme peroxidase family protein; this encodes MGTDVNVHPGHGKAGRQPTRQFLDTLSGHDDPGMFGRMFPTLEPLAVDDGPLHELADAMKDPAPGDAAGNNPNVPAGFTYLGQFVDHDITLDLTSFGEKEADPTAVTNFRTPALDLDSVYGLGPDGSRHLYARNSATDNGKTPGPKLLIGKTVNVDAITGDHRNDLPRNPEGFALIGDHRNDENLLVAQTHLAMLKFHNKVCDQLAASGKPAGEIFEEARRIVTWHYQWMVLHDFVERITEKGIVAKILEQGRRFYRFKKTPYMPVEFSAAVYRLGHSMVRQVYSHNRIFTPGGLTPATLDLLFRFTGLSGGIIGDLAPNPIQPPLPLPVLSSNWIIDWRRFYQVLPNNPPGVTLNPSRKIDPFVVPQLHTLPGDGGSLPFRNLKRGVLLGLPSGQDVAKTMKVKNPLTPAEISKGTDGAVAKKHGLHEHTPLWYYILKEAEQRGGGEKLGPVGATLLAEVFVGLVHGDHQSYLWLKGKNWKPTLPSQVPGEFTMADLLRFVGDISPIDGISTV